In Kangiella koreensis DSM 16069, the DNA window GCACAGCGCCGCTGGAATACTCATAGCTTTTTCCGGGTGCGATATAGGGCTGTTCGCCAACCACGCCCTGTCCTTTAACCTCGGTTACCTCACCATTGGCATCGGTGATCACCCAGTGGCGAGCATTTAAAGTCGCACCATGTGAGCCGGTGTTGGTGATTTGAATGGTGTATGCGAATACATAACGCTCATTCTCAGGCTCGGACTGTTCGTCGATGTATTGGGTCTGTACGCTAATCTGAAATTGATATTCTTGAGTCATTTTTTAATCAGTATCGCCAGTTGTTTGTGATTGACTAGATAACTTCATTGTCTATGGAACGTGGATAGGGTGCAACCCCGTATCAACTCTTTGATAGTGTGGTCAGAGTTTATTTGACGATGTGAAAGCCATTAGCCTGTGCTAATATTCAAACAATTCATTTCAAGCATTATTGTTTAGAGAAATAGTTTATGAGCCATCTAAAAGACAAAACCGTCATGGTCACTGGCGCAAGCTCAGGCTTTGGCTTAGCCTGCGCTAAAGCGTTTGCACAAAAAGGCTGTAAAGTTATTGCTGCCGCGCGTCGCAAAGAACGATTACAGGATCTGAAAGAAGAGCTTAAGCAGGAGCTGGGTGAAGATAGAGTATTTGTATTGCCTCTGGATGTCACTTCCGAGGAGCAGGTTGATTCTATGTTTAATGCCATTCCAGAAGAGTTTTCCGATATCGATATTCTGGTTAACAATGCAGGGTTAGCATTAGGTTTAGAGCCTGCGCATCAAGCGGACCTGACTGACTGGAATCGCATGGTGGATACCAACATTAAAGGTTTGTATCTGATGACTCGCAAAGTATTGCCCGGCATGGTTGAGCGCAAATCAGGGCATGTCATTAATATCGGTTCAATTGCAGGCACTTATGCTTACCCCGGTGGCAATGCCTATGGTGCAACCAAGGCTTTTGTTAAACAATTCAGTCGAAATTTGCGTGCGGATTTATTGGGCACCCAGGTTCGTGTAACCAATATTGAGCCTGGTCTGGCGGAAACAGAGTTTTCATTGGTACGCTTTCATGGTAATCAGGAAAAAGCTGATAATATCTATAAAGGCACTAACCCATTAACGGCCGACGATATTGCAGAGTCAGTGCTCTGGGCCGCTGAGCAACCGCAGCATGTGAATATTAATAGCATTGAATTGATGCCAACTTCCCAGACTTGGGCTGCTCTGGCGATTGATAAAGTGTTGGGCTAACAGTCTAGATTAAAACTAAGGAACCGCTATGACACAACCGATTATTTTGCCACTGGTGGCGATGGTCTTTTTGACTTTGATTGTTGCGATTGTGATGTATCGACGTCGCGTCGGTTACATGAAGGCCAAGCGGATACACCCACAGAAAGTTCATTCAAGACAAGGTGGCGTTGAACATATTGCCGATACACGAGCTTCTGATAATTATATGAATTTGTTTGAATTGCCCGTGCTATTTTACGTGGCGATATTTACTATCATGCTGACCAATAACGGCTCACACTTGTTGGTTGCACTAGCGTGGGCATTTGTCGCTTTTCGAGTGATACATAGCTTTATTCACTGCACCTATAATAAAGTCATGCATCGATTTGCAACTTTTATCCTAAGCTTTATTACCGTTACGGCGATGTGGATTGTATTAGCTTCTAACTTAATTTTTGGAACCAATTTATAGTTATGAATATTGAAAAAGATACTGTTGTTGAACTGGATTATAAATTGATGGACCAAGCAGGTCAGGTCTGGGAAAGCTCTGCCGAAGGTGGCCCCTGGATGTATTTGCATGGTTATGGTGAAGTCATGCCCGGACTGGAAAAGGAATTAACCGGCAAGGCGATAGGTCAGAAAGTTAAAGTTGAACTACCACCTAACGAAGCCTATGGTGAATATGAGGATGACCTACGCACCGAAGTCCCGCGCGAAGCCTTCGCTGACGTGGAAAATTTATGTGAAGGCATGCGGCTTGCTGCGGAAAGCAGTGATGGCGTGCATGCGGTGGTGGTACGCGAGATTTCCGAAGACACAGTGATAATTGATGCCAACCATCCATTGGCTGGTCAAACCGTAAAAGTTGAAGTTAAAGTGTTATCAGTGCGTAAAGCCGACGATGACGAGGTTGCTCACGGGCATGTGCATCAACATGGGAAATGTGGGGAGTAGTTCAGACCCATATGATGTAATTTGTGTTTAAGCTAAGGGCAGGCCAATGTGGCTGCCCTTTTTTATTAAACGATTTAAACCGCAACTGCTTTATGTTGCAGATCAAAAATTTCGCGAATACCTTGTTTTCCTAACTCCAACATTTGCATCAATTCATCACCGGTGAAAGTTTCGCCTTCTGCGGTGCCTTGAATTTCGATAAAGCCGCCATTTTCATCCATCACTAAATTCATGTCGGTTTCGGCTGCGGAATCTTCGAGGTAGTCAAGATCCAGAATAGGTGTGCCTTTGTATATTCCGACAGAAACTGAACCTACCATATGTTTAAGAGGGTTAGTTTTAATCATGCCGGTCTTGCGCATGTGAAATAGGGCGTCATGCAAAGCAATGCTCGCTCCTGATATAGAAGCAGTGCGAGTACCACCATCTGCCTGAAGCACATCACAGTCCACATAAATGGTGTTTTCACCCAATTGTGACAGGTCAACGGCAGCACGCAGTGAGCGACCAATAAGTCTTTGAATTTCTAGCGTTCGTCCACCTTGCTTGCCTCGAGAAGCTTCGCGATCCATACGGGAGTGTGTTGAACGCGGTAACATCCCGTATTCAGCCGTAATCCAACCCTGGCCTTTGCCTTTTAAGAACCGTGGAACATTATCAACCACGCTGGCATTACACAGCACTTTGGTTTCACCAAATTCGATCAGTACTGAACCTTCTGCGTGCTTGGTGAACTGGCGTGTAATAGTGATTGGACGAAGCTGATTGCTGGTGCGGCCACTTGGTCTCATGGGGATCCCTTGGTTGGATTG includes these proteins:
- the apaG gene encoding Co2+/Mg2+ efflux protein ApaG; the encoded protein is MTQEYQFQISVQTQYIDEQSEPENERYVFAYTIQITNTGSHGATLNARHWVITDANGEVTEVKGQGVVGEQPYIAPGKSYEYSSGAVLNTPIGTMQGSYQMATDSGTEFDTPIPVFSLAAPGALH
- a CDS encoding SDR family oxidoreductase, with protein sequence MSHLKDKTVMVTGASSGFGLACAKAFAQKGCKVIAAARRKERLQDLKEELKQELGEDRVFVLPLDVTSEEQVDSMFNAIPEEFSDIDILVNNAGLALGLEPAHQADLTDWNRMVDTNIKGLYLMTRKVLPGMVERKSGHVINIGSIAGTYAYPGGNAYGATKAFVKQFSRNLRADLLGTQVRVTNIEPGLAETEFSLVRFHGNQEKADNIYKGTNPLTADDIAESVLWAAEQPQHVNINSIELMPTSQTWAALAIDKVLG
- a CDS encoding MAPEG family protein; this encodes MTQPIILPLVAMVFLTLIVAIVMYRRRVGYMKAKRIHPQKVHSRQGGVEHIADTRASDNYMNLFELPVLFYVAIFTIMLTNNGSHLLVALAWAFVAFRVIHSFIHCTYNKVMHRFATFILSFITVTAMWIVLASNLIFGTNL
- a CDS encoding FKBP-type peptidyl-prolyl cis-trans isomerase, which codes for MNIEKDTVVELDYKLMDQAGQVWESSAEGGPWMYLHGYGEVMPGLEKELTGKAIGQKVKVELPPNEAYGEYEDDLRTEVPREAFADVENLCEGMRLAAESSDGVHAVVVREISEDTVIIDANHPLAGQTVKVEVKVLSVRKADDDEVAHGHVHQHGKCGE
- the rph gene encoding ribonuclease PH; its protein translation is MRPSGRTSNQLRPITITRQFTKHAEGSVLIEFGETKVLCNASVVDNVPRFLKGKGQGWITAEYGMLPRSTHSRMDREASRGKQGGRTLEIQRLIGRSLRAAVDLSQLGENTIYVDCDVLQADGGTRTASISGASIALHDALFHMRKTGMIKTNPLKHMVGSVSVGIYKGTPILDLDYLEDSAAETDMNLVMDENGGFIEIQGTAEGETFTGDELMQMLELGKQGIREIFDLQHKAVAV